A part of Betaproteobacteria bacterium genomic DNA contains:
- a CDS encoding pilin, with the protein MKRIQQGFTLIELMIVVAIIGILAAVALPAYQDYTVRAKIQEAVSLSEPARLAIGQACSEATLGVTGTGVTDNASAGMPAATSVSGNYVTSVTLAAGSSSQGTVTVALKAIGTSVAAAQTVVWTSTCSASGNAWSVSGSVPSKYYPKS; encoded by the coding sequence ATGAAGCGTATTCAACAGGGTTTCACCCTTATCGAACTGATGATCGTGGTCGCGATCATCGGTATTCTCGCGGCCGTCGCGCTGCCTGCCTATCAGGACTACACGGTTCGGGCCAAGATTCAGGAAGCCGTGAGCTTGTCCGAGCCGGCACGTCTGGCCATCGGCCAGGCTTGCTCCGAGGCCACCCTCGGCGTCACTGGCACGGGCGTGACCGATAACGCCAGCGCCGGCATGCCCGCCGCAACCAGCGTTTCCGGCAATTACGTGACGAGCGTCACGCTCGCCGCGGGCTCCAGCTCGCAGGGCACGGTCACTGTCGCGCTCAAGGCGATCGGTACATCGGTTGCCGCCGCCCAGACGGTGGTCTGGACCTCGACCTGCAGCGCCTCCGGCAACGCCTGGTCGGTGAGCGGCTCGGTGCCGTCCAAGTACTATCCGAAGTCCTGA
- a CDS encoding GAF domain-containing protein: protein MTAAAKTNGPDIAVGDLLRRLEELNDIGIALSRERDISRLLETILLAAKKITNAEGGTLYRRHPEDENLLHFEILRNEGLGIAMGGTTGKAIPFDPIALRDQEGRENTSMVVAFSVLRDKTVNIADAYTEEGFDFSGTKNFDGRTGYRSKSFLTVPMKNHENEIIGVLQLINAKDRDTGDIVPFSDADQRLAESLASQAAVALTNRLLISQLEELFESFINLINEAIDDKSPYTGGHCERVPVLTMMLAEAAHETRTGPLAGWSMTDKDRYELKIAGLLHDCGKVTTPVHVVDKATKLQTIFDRIDLIDTRFEVIKRDAEIAMLRAKLSSRFGERGADGAGLEQSLRDRIRQIESDREFIREANVGSEAMSPEDQQRVANISGQYRWETPAGVESDFLSPDELENLTIRAGTLTAKERRVINHHIEVTIKMLEALPWPRHLEKVPEYAGGHHERMDGKGYPRGLSRDEMSVQARIMGIADIFEALTAKDRPYKKGKTLTESLHILGKFRQNGHIDPDLFDIFVRERVYLRYAKEFLDPEQIDAVDEARIPGYSTD, encoded by the coding sequence ATGACCGCTGCTGCAAAGACAAACGGGCCGGACATCGCCGTCGGCGACCTGCTGCGGCGCCTCGAGGAACTGAACGACATAGGGATTGCGCTCTCCCGGGAGCGCGACATCTCCAGGCTGCTCGAGACCATCCTCCTGGCGGCCAAGAAGATCACCAACGCGGAAGGCGGAACGTTGTACCGGCGCCACCCGGAAGACGAGAACCTTCTTCACTTCGAGATCCTGCGAAACGAAGGGCTGGGCATCGCGATGGGCGGCACGACCGGCAAAGCGATCCCTTTCGATCCGATCGCGCTGCGCGATCAGGAGGGCCGCGAGAACACCTCCATGGTCGTGGCCTTCAGCGTGCTGCGCGACAAGACGGTCAACATCGCGGACGCGTACACCGAGGAAGGATTCGATTTCTCCGGAACCAAGAACTTCGATGGCCGGACAGGCTATCGCTCGAAGTCCTTCCTCACCGTCCCCATGAAGAACCACGAGAACGAGATCATCGGGGTGCTTCAGCTCATCAATGCGAAGGATCGCGACACGGGTGACATCGTGCCCTTCAGCGACGCGGACCAGAGGCTCGCGGAATCGCTCGCATCCCAGGCGGCGGTGGCACTCACGAACCGGCTCCTGATCTCGCAGCTCGAGGAACTGTTCGAGTCGTTCATCAACCTCATCAACGAGGCAATCGACGACAAGTCGCCCTATACCGGCGGACACTGCGAACGCGTCCCGGTGCTCACGATGATGCTGGCCGAGGCGGCGCACGAGACACGCACAGGCCCTCTCGCCGGATGGTCCATGACCGACAAGGACCGCTACGAACTCAAGATCGCGGGTCTTCTGCACGACTGCGGAAAGGTCACCACCCCCGTCCACGTGGTCGACAAGGCAACCAAGCTTCAGACCATTTTCGACCGGATCGATCTGATCGACACCCGCTTCGAGGTGATCAAGCGTGACGCGGAGATCGCCATGCTCCGTGCGAAACTTTCTTCCAGATTTGGCGAGCGCGGGGCCGACGGGGCAGGACTGGAGCAATCGTTGCGGGACCGGATCCGTCAGATCGAGAGCGACCGCGAGTTCATCCGCGAGGCCAATGTCGGTTCCGAAGCGATGAGCCCGGAAGATCAGCAGCGCGTGGCGAACATCTCCGGCCAGTACCGTTGGGAGACTCCCGCCGGCGTCGAGTCGGATTTCCTGTCTCCCGACGAACTGGAAAATCTGACCATCCGTGCCGGAACGCTGACCGCGAAGGAACGGCGGGTCATCAATCACCACATCGAGGTGACCATCAAGATGCTCGAGGCGCTGCCCTGGCCCCGGCATCTGGAGAAGGTGCCCGAGTACGCGGGCGGCCATCACGAGCGGATGGACGGCAAGGGCTACCCTCGAGGACTCTCCCGCGACGAAATGTCGGTGCAGGCAAGGATCATGGGAATCGCCGACATCTTCGAAGCGCTCACGGCGAAGGACAGGCCCTACAAGAAGGGAAAGACGCTCACCGAATCCCTCCACATCCTGGGAAAGTTCAGGCAGAACGGCCACATCGATCCGGACCTGTTCGACATCTTCGTCCGGGAACGCGTCTACTTGCGATACGCCAAGGAATTCCTCGACCCGGAGCAGATCGACGCGGTCGACGAGGCACGGATCCCCGGTTACTCCACGGACTGA